GTGGACATACTTAAGAATTCTTTTTCCATTAAACTTTCTTCGTAGGTTTGTCTGTCTACGATGATGGAGATAAAAAATGCTAAAATAAAAGAAGTAGTGAGAAGGGGAAGGATCCGATACCGTTTGCGGTTGAGATCAATCGTTCCATGAAGGACACTGGATTGTGATTGGAGATTATAAAAATACTTACCTGGAGAAACTTGGATTACATTTACGTTTCCCCAGCGTAACACATGCTTACCGATCGTAGACTTTTCTGGTGATCGAAGTAGCATGTGTTAATCGGGAGCGTTAATCCTTGGTATCTAAAGACTTAATACCACCGAAGGATTCTTCCACAATCTTACGAACGTCCTTTTTCTGACCGCCTGTGATTGTGATATTTCCTTTTGCAACTACACCTTTTTGAAGTTCTAAGTATGGAGCAGTAATATCACCTAACATACGTCCTGTACCTTCGAGTTTGACTTCGTTTTCGGCTTTGATGTTTCCGATGAGGGTACCTGATACAATGACTTCTCTTGCGCTGATGTTGGTTTTTACTTTACCGGTTTCACCGATAACGAGTGCATCCTCAGTTTTGATATCACCTTCGAATTTTCCATCGATTCTGAGTGAACCTGCGATATAAAACTTACCTTCAAATATCGACCCTGGTCCGATAACGCTATTGATGGAATCCTTACCTATTGCCATTCCTGCTCCTTTTCCCCTTCTGTGAGAATCAAAATTTTCGGTCTTCTTGACAAGCCTTTTTAGTAGTCGATTTCCTCATCTCCGCTAAAGACCGACTTTTTTCGCTTCGGTGGTTTGTTTGACGGGGTGAGTTTTTCTACTTTTTCCTGTTTTTTCTTTTCTGAATGAATCACTGTCGTTGTGGGAGTGTTCGATTTCGTTTCGACTACGTTCCAAGAGGAACCGTGGTCATTACAAATCTCTTTTGGTGCGGTTTGTGGGATGAAATACTCCTCGAAGAGGTCGTGGCACTGGTTACTCGGAAGTTTGCCTGACATACGACAAACCGTTTTTTTGGTGACTTTGACCTCGGAAAGCCAAGGAAAATCGATATGAGGTTCGCGGTCGAGGGCACGGGCCATAAACCTTCCCCAAACGGGAGCTGCCAATTTTCCCCCAGTCATCCCTCGTCCCAGGGAAATCGTTCCCACATCATACCCAAACCAAACGGAAGTCACAAGTTCCGGGGTGTATCCCACAAACCAAGCATCTCGAAAGTTGTTTGTGGTTCCTGTTTTTCCG
The sequence above is drawn from the Leptospira sp. WS4.C2 genome and encodes:
- a CDS encoding polymer-forming cytoskeletal protein, with the protein product MAIGKDSINSVIGPGSIFEGKFYIAGSLRIDGKFEGDIKTEDALVIGETGKVKTNISAREVIVSGTLIGNIKAENEVKLEGTGRMLGDITAPYLELQKGVVAKGNITITGGQKKDVRKIVEESFGGIKSLDTKD